Proteins from a single region of Mucilaginibacter daejeonensis:
- a CDS encoding inositol-3-phosphate synthase, giving the protein MENNVKPANGKLGILIPGLGAVATTLIAGVEAVNKGLSKPIGALTQMGNIRLGKRTENRYPKIKEFVPLADLNDIVFGGWDVYSDNVYEAAVKAEVLEKGLIDSVRAELERIVPMTAAFDKSYAKNLDGTHIKQGTRLDMANELMEDIKNFQEQNGLDRVVVLWCGSTEVYFEESQVHQSIEAFENGLAADDKLIAPSMLYAYAALKLGVPFVNGAPNLTVDIPALVELARETETPIAGKDFKTGQTLMKTIVAPGLAARALGVNGWFSTNILGNRDGYVLDDPDNFKTKEVSKLSVLEEIFKPEVNPDLYGDMYHKVRINYYPPHGDSKESWDNIDIFGWLGYKMQIKINFLCRDSILAAPVALDLALFIDLAKRAGMSGIQEWLSFYLKSPQTAPGLAPEHDIFKQLTKLQNTLRHMMGEDLITHLGLDYYQDLVDVM; this is encoded by the coding sequence ATGGAAAACAACGTTAAACCCGCAAATGGCAAACTGGGCATACTCATCCCCGGATTAGGCGCAGTTGCTACCACCCTCATTGCGGGTGTTGAAGCAGTAAACAAAGGTTTGTCGAAACCGATAGGTGCCCTTACCCAAATGGGCAACATACGCTTAGGCAAACGTACCGAGAACCGTTACCCGAAGATCAAAGAATTCGTTCCACTTGCCGACCTCAACGATATCGTTTTTGGCGGATGGGATGTATACTCAGACAACGTGTACGAAGCTGCCGTTAAAGCCGAGGTATTGGAAAAAGGCCTAATTGATTCTGTAAGAGCAGAGCTGGAGCGTATAGTGCCGATGACCGCGGCATTTGATAAAAGCTACGCCAAAAACCTGGACGGCACGCACATTAAACAAGGTACGCGTTTGGATATGGCCAACGAACTAATGGAAGATATCAAGAACTTCCAGGAGCAGAACGGCCTTGACCGCGTGGTGGTATTATGGTGCGGATCTACTGAAGTTTACTTTGAGGAGTCGCAAGTACACCAAAGCATTGAAGCCTTTGAGAACGGCCTGGCCGCTGATGACAAACTTATAGCTCCAAGTATGCTATATGCTTACGCAGCGCTTAAACTAGGTGTCCCTTTCGTGAATGGCGCTCCAAACCTTACCGTTGACATCCCGGCCTTGGTAGAGTTAGCCAGAGAGACCGAGACACCTATCGCTGGTAAAGACTTTAAGACCGGACAGACCTTGATGAAAACTATAGTTGCACCTGGATTAGCTGCTCGTGCTCTGGGTGTTAACGGATGGTTCTCTACCAACATCTTAGGTAATCGTGATGGTTATGTGCTGGATGATCCGGATAACTTTAAGACCAAGGAGGTATCTAAATTGAGCGTACTGGAAGAGATATTCAAACCAGAAGTGAACCCAGATCTTTATGGCGACATGTACCACAAAGTACGTATCAACTACTACCCTCCTCACGGCGACAGCAAAGAGAGCTGGGACAACATCGACATCTTTGGCTGGTTAGGCTACAAGATGCAGATCAAGATCAACTTCCTTTGCCGCGACTCGATCTTGGCGGCTCCGGTAGCGCTGGATCTGGCCCTGTTCATTGACCTGGCCAAACGTGCCGGCATGAGCGGCATACAAGAGTGGTTATCATTTTATCTTAAATCACCTCAAACAGCACCTGGTCTTGCGCCAGAGCACGATATCTTTAAACAGCTGACCAAGCTGCAGAACACCTTACGCCACATGATGGGTGAGGATCTGATCACACACCTGGGACTTGATTACTATCAGGACCTGGTAGATGTGATGTAA
- a CDS encoding DUF5686 and carboxypeptidase-like regulatory domain-containing protein — MCFKKYIKFLYISLACLWSISVQAQSTVITGTVTDAATRQPLSFVTVSFQGTTTGASTNDNGKYSLSTTNTSFTKLQVSFVGYRTAVYTITPGKTQQLDIKLVADSKQLSEVVVKRGKKQRYTNKDNPAVELIRKVIANKEKNRPEAYNYVEYKGYERLNLSFINVSPQFSDRKFFRKYKFLIDNRDTTSVPGKNLLPIFLNEKVYNYYYSKNPERRKTKVLGEKGVEYSAAISSDGIAVYFKHLYQDIDIYANSSVIVTNDFLNPIADGAPGAYKFFITDTVEVNGAKLVELSFTPRNVQDMLFEGNIYITLDGNYAVQKAQLTLNRKINLNWVKEMTINLEFEQNPDGRYHLSKSTTLADFGLSKKKEGGVFGQRTMVFKEYKVNVPRPDTTYQGTSEITSDEVKHRSADFWAKNRLDTLSTAEAKTYDNIDSVGRMKSFRRTVDIASLLLFGYKSVGPWDIGPANTFYSFNPVEGFRLRVGGRTNVEFSKRALIETYVAYGFKDERFKYFLAGAWSFNKNRLYQFPAHYIRASFQRDTRIPGQDLQFVREDNFLLSFKRGNNDKYLYNDFYRFDWVKEFPNRFSYTVSLRRWTQSPAGSLYFTNRVNGIPNTIERLTTSQAMLQLRYAPHEEFYQGKIYRKSFWNKYPVITLDYTAGLKNVLGGENSYHELTLNFYKHFFYKQLGFADLTVEGSKIFGQVPYPLLAIHRANQSFSLGINSYNLMNFLEFVSDHYASVNYDHHFNGLLFNRVPLLSKLKWREVMQFKTIFGGVTDRNNPALHPSLYEFPRYADGTPITYTLNGKPYLEGSVGIENIFKLLRVDLVRRFTYLNNPDVPKWGIRTRVQFVF; from the coding sequence ATGTGCTTTAAAAAATATATCAAGTTCTTATACATATCGCTTGCCTGTCTTTGGAGTATATCGGTACAGGCACAAAGTACAGTGATCACCGGTACGGTGACGGATGCAGCCACCCGGCAGCCCCTATCGTTCGTTACAGTAAGTTTCCAGGGCACCACTACCGGCGCCAGCACCAATGATAATGGAAAGTACAGTTTAAGCACCACCAACACGTCATTTACCAAATTGCAGGTATCTTTTGTAGGTTATCGTACTGCCGTATATACGATCACCCCTGGTAAGACCCAGCAACTGGACATCAAACTTGTGGCCGACAGTAAGCAGCTAAGCGAGGTGGTGGTGAAACGCGGAAAGAAACAACGTTACACAAATAAGGACAATCCCGCCGTTGAACTGATCCGCAAGGTGATCGCTAACAAAGAAAAGAACCGCCCGGAAGCGTATAACTATGTGGAGTACAAGGGTTACGAACGTTTAAATCTGTCATTCATTAACGTATCGCCTCAGTTCAGCGATCGTAAGTTCTTCCGTAAGTATAAGTTCCTGATCGATAACCGTGACACTACCAGTGTACCCGGCAAGAACCTGCTCCCAATCTTCCTGAACGAGAAGGTATACAATTACTACTATAGCAAGAACCCCGAGCGACGCAAGACCAAGGTACTGGGCGAAAAGGGTGTTGAATACAGTGCCGCGATCAGCAGCGATGGTATAGCAGTATATTTTAAACACTTGTACCAGGATATTGACATTTACGCCAACAGCAGCGTGATCGTCACCAACGATTTCCTGAACCCGATAGCCGACGGTGCTCCTGGTGCATACAAGTTCTTTATCACCGACACTGTGGAGGTGAATGGTGCTAAGTTGGTCGAACTGAGCTTTACCCCGCGCAACGTGCAGGATATGCTCTTTGAGGGGAACATTTACATTACCCTCGATGGCAACTATGCGGTACAAAAGGCACAACTGACGCTTAACCGCAAGATCAACCTCAACTGGGTAAAGGAGATGACCATCAACCTGGAGTTCGAGCAGAACCCCGATGGTCGTTATCATCTGAGCAAGAGCACGACCCTTGCCGATTTTGGTTTATCGAAAAAGAAAGAAGGCGGTGTATTCGGACAGCGAACGATGGTGTTCAAGGAATACAAGGTTAACGTACCTCGGCCCGACACCACTTACCAGGGCACCAGCGAGATAACCTCTGATGAAGTAAAACACCGTAGTGCCGATTTTTGGGCGAAGAACCGTTTAGATACCCTGAGCACCGCCGAAGCCAAGACCTACGACAACATCGACAGCGTTGGCCGTATGAAATCATTCAGGCGTACGGTAGATATCGCGTCGCTCCTGTTGTTCGGCTACAAATCGGTTGGTCCGTGGGATATCGGTCCGGCAAATACATTTTACAGCTTCAACCCTGTGGAAGGGTTCAGGCTAAGGGTAGGTGGACGTACCAATGTGGAGTTCAGCAAGCGAGCGTTGATAGAGACGTATGTGGCTTACGGATTCAAGGATGAGCGCTTCAAATACTTTCTGGCAGGCGCATGGTCGTTCAACAAGAATAGGCTCTATCAGTTTCCGGCACATTACATCAGGGCAAGCTTCCAGCGTGATACCCGAATCCCAGGGCAAGACCTGCAATTCGTTCGGGAGGATAACTTCCTTTTATCTTTCAAACGAGGCAACAACGATAAATATCTGTATAACGACTTTTACCGGTTCGATTGGGTGAAAGAGTTCCCTAACCGTTTCTCATACACCGTCAGCCTGCGCAGGTGGACCCAAAGCCCTGCCGGCTCGCTGTATTTCACCAACCGTGTGAACGGCATCCCTAATACGATAGAGCGCCTCACCACCAGCCAGGCTATGCTGCAGTTGCGGTACGCGCCTCATGAGGAATTCTATCAAGGTAAGATCTATCGCAAATCGTTCTGGAACAAGTATCCGGTGATCACGCTTGACTACACCGCGGGTTTAAAGAACGTACTGGGCGGCGAGAACAGCTACCATGAGTTGACGCTGAATTTCTACAAGCACTTCTTTTACAAACAGCTTGGCTTTGCCGACCTGACCGTAGAAGGAAGCAAGATATTTGGGCAGGTACCTTACCCGTTATTGGCTATCCACCGGGCTAACCAAAGCTTCTCGTTAGGGATCAACTCATACAACTTAATGAACTTCCTGGAGTTCGTGAGCGACCACTATGCTTCCGTAAATTACGACCATCACTTCAATGGCTTATTGTTTAACCGTGTACCTCTGCTGAGTAAGCTGAAGTGGCGCGAGGTGATGCAGTTCAAGACCATCTTTGGTGGCGTGACCGACCGTAACAACCCCGCTTTGCATCCATCGTTGTACGAGTTCCCTCGCTATGCCGATGGCACGCCGATCACTTATACCTTGAACGGCAAGCCTTACCTTGAGGGTAGTGTGGGTATCGAGAACATCTTCAAACTGCTCCGGGTCGACCTCGTTCGTCGCTTCACATACCTGAACAATCCTGATGTGCCTAAATGGGGGATCAGAACGCGCGTACAATTCGTTTTTTAG
- a CDS encoding efflux RND transporter periplasmic adaptor subunit — translation MRTIYTLSAASIALLLWTGCKSKDEKSAAAAAPPATPVYIAEAQVVPTTYYDQYQATVTALNSVELRAQVSGYITGIFFKEGEVVPKGKVLYEIDRRKYEAALQQARANLQSAEANLVRAQKDADRYAFLLKQDAVARQTYDQSVASLATAKSQVASAKAGITSAQTDYGYSQIRAPFTGRIGISQVRLGAQVAPGTTLLNTISSENPIGADITINEQSVERFYRLQKHTTDTTFRLKMSDGNMYNQKGTIYAIDRGVNSLTGTVKVRVKFANPQDSLRDGMSAVLNVLNDESGQRVQIPYKAVTEQMGEYYVFLAQDTIAKQQKVILGPRVNANVVIMDGLKAGDKIVTDGFQRLRDGGKITLGPPAGAQGAQGGGAGAQGGKQPAEKPKQ, via the coding sequence ATGAGAACAATATATACCTTGTCAGCAGCGTCGATAGCCTTGTTGCTTTGGACCGGCTGTAAAAGCAAAGATGAAAAGAGCGCGGCGGCGGCTGCCCCTCCAGCCACGCCAGTGTACATTGCCGAAGCCCAGGTGGTACCTACCACTTATTATGACCAGTATCAGGCCACCGTGACGGCGCTCAACAGCGTTGAACTGCGTGCGCAGGTAAGCGGTTACATCACCGGTATCTTTTTTAAGGAAGGTGAGGTAGTTCCTAAAGGAAAGGTTTTATATGAGATCGATCGCCGCAAATACGAAGCTGCATTACAACAGGCCAGGGCTAACCTGCAAAGCGCCGAAGCGAACTTAGTGCGTGCACAAAAGGATGCTGACCGCTATGCGTTCTTGCTTAAGCAGGATGCGGTTGCTCGCCAAACCTATGACCAGTCGGTGGCCAGTTTAGCTACGGCCAAAAGCCAGGTGGCGTCGGCCAAAGCGGGTATCACCTCAGCGCAAACCGATTACGGTTACTCGCAGATCAGAGCGCCGTTCACCGGGCGTATCGGTATATCACAGGTTAGGTTAGGTGCTCAGGTAGCTCCGGGTACCACATTGTTGAATACCATTTCAAGTGAGAACCCGATAGGTGCTGATATCACTATTAATGAGCAGTCAGTAGAACGCTTCTATCGTTTGCAAAAACACACCACTGATACCACTTTCAGGTTGAAGATGAGCGACGGTAATATGTACAACCAAAAAGGTACCATATACGCGATCGACCGTGGTGTTAATTCCTTGACCGGTACCGTGAAGGTACGTGTCAAATTTGCCAACCCGCAGGACAGCCTGCGTGATGGTATGAGCGCTGTGCTCAATGTACTGAACGATGAGTCAGGGCAACGTGTGCAAATCCCTTATAAGGCCGTTACCGAGCAAATGGGCGAGTACTATGTGTTCCTGGCGCAAGATACTATTGCCAAGCAGCAAAAGGTGATCTTAGGCCCACGGGTGAACGCCAATGTGGTGATCATGGATGGATTGAAAGCCGGCGACAAGATCGTGACCGACGGCTTCCAACGTTTGCGTGATGGCGGCAAGATCACATTAGGTCCGCCTGCCGGTGCACAAGGCGCGCAAGGTGGTGGGGCCGGTGCACAAGGTGGCAAACAGCCAGCAGAGAAACCTAAGCAATAG
- a CDS encoding TolC family protein — MKKLAGLFAIIALPVIPYQLLAQTVRDTVTSTLTLQQCVDYALRNQPAVKQANIDEEINERDIRISLSAWLPQLNSTGSFQHYLQRNANLAAGVGGGTGTGTGTGGTGTGTGTGTGTGGTGTGGNGTGGTGTGTGGVGVGTQQLAIANNVSSLGLSASQVIYNNEVLQASKASKFSRQYYKQNTQSAKIDVVANVSKAFYDVLLSQRQLDIIKGDIIRLQRNLKDATSRYQAGVTDKIDAKQATIALNNSLATRKQLQESVNSRLAYLKQLMGYQPDKPLNTAYDSTRLTQEMTVDTLQSLNVRNRIEYSLLETQKNLQNVNVSYYKYGFLPSLSAVGSYNLLYFNNNFSQLYSNAFPTSLVGLSLNLPIFTGTKRLQNLSKARLQVKRTDLELENTRNAISTEYTQALAGYKSNLVNWQALGQNVDLAKDVYKVVSLQYREGIKTYLDLIVAQTDLRTAELNYYNAMFQLLSSKIDLQRALGTLPVR, encoded by the coding sequence ATGAAAAAACTTGCGGGGCTGTTCGCGATCATCGCTTTGCCCGTAATACCTTACCAGCTATTAGCACAAACTGTCAGAGACACAGTTACGTCAACACTTACATTACAGCAGTGTGTTGACTATGCTTTGCGCAATCAACCTGCTGTAAAACAAGCCAATATCGACGAAGAGATCAACGAGCGTGATATCAGGATCAGTCTATCTGCCTGGCTTCCGCAGTTGAACTCCACCGGCAGTTTCCAACACTATTTGCAACGGAACGCTAACTTGGCCGCCGGTGTAGGCGGTGGTACCGGGACCGGAACCGGAACAGGAGGCACTGGCACAGGAACAGGCACCGGAACCGGAACTGGTGGTACGGGTACCGGCGGTAACGGTACTGGCGGTACGGGAACGGGTACTGGTGGCGTGGGTGTTGGCACGCAGCAGCTCGCGATCGCCAACAACGTTTCGTCCCTCGGTTTGAGCGCCAGTCAGGTCATTTATAATAATGAGGTATTGCAAGCCTCTAAAGCTTCAAAATTCTCACGCCAATACTATAAGCAAAATACCCAAAGCGCCAAGATCGATGTGGTGGCAAACGTGAGTAAGGCATTTTATGATGTATTGTTGTCGCAACGCCAGCTCGATATCATCAAGGGAGACATCATTCGTTTGCAGCGGAACCTTAAAGACGCTACTTCGCGCTATCAGGCCGGCGTTACCGATAAGATAGATGCCAAACAGGCTACCATCGCCCTCAACAACTCTTTGGCTACGCGTAAGCAATTGCAAGAGAGTGTGAATAGCAGGCTTGCTTATTTAAAGCAGCTGATGGGTTACCAACCTGACAAGCCGCTGAACACCGCTTATGATTCCACTCGCTTAACGCAAGAGATGACTGTAGATACCCTGCAGTCGCTCAACGTTCGTAACCGTATCGAGTACAGCTTACTGGAAACGCAAAAGAATCTCCAGAACGTGAATGTGAGCTACTACAAGTATGGATTCCTGCCTTCTCTATCAGCGGTTGGTTCATATAATCTCCTGTATTTCAATAATAATTTTTCGCAGTTATATTCTAACGCATTCCCTACATCATTGGTGGGTCTGTCGCTCAATCTGCCCATTTTTACAGGAACCAAACGCCTGCAGAACCTGAGTAAAGCCCGCTTACAAGTGAAACGTACCGACCTCGAGTTGGAGAACACCCGCAACGCAATCAGTACCGAATACACCCAGGCATTGGCGGGTTACAAAAGTAACTTGGTCAACTGGCAGGCCTTAGGTCAGAACGTTGACCTGGCCAAGGATGTTTATAAGGTCGTAAGTCTGCAATACCGCGAAGGTATCAAGACCTACCTAGACCTCATTGTAGCGCAGACCGACCTTCGCACTGCCGAATTGAACTACTATAACGCCATGTTCCAGTTGCTGTCGAGCAAGATAGACCTGCAAAGAGCTTTAGGAACGTTGCCGGTACGATAA
- a CDS encoding CDP-alcohol phosphatidyltransferase family protein, producing MAQQTLRTSLQLGIYKVIDPFVKLLIKMGLTPNAVTLIGFILNIGVAAIFIWGAEEGVRDDLSEVGWAGALILFAGLFDMLDGQVARLGNMKSVFGALFDSVLDRYSELIMFLGICYYLVANHYFLSSIFAFVALIGSMMVSYVRARAEGLGVEIKGGLMQRPERVVTIGVCALACGIASNYIGGDYKYFVTGIKYHVFETMSIFTFPIAILAVLTNLTAFRRLMDAQKALTALENKA from the coding sequence ATGGCACAGCAAACGTTGCGTACAAGCCTTCAATTGGGCATATATAAGGTCATTGATCCCTTTGTTAAGTTACTGATCAAAATGGGGCTTACCCCTAACGCAGTTACGCTCATTGGTTTCATCCTTAATATTGGTGTAGCAGCGATATTTATTTGGGGTGCCGAAGAAGGTGTACGTGATGATCTTTCAGAAGTGGGCTGGGCCGGTGCGCTGATCCTTTTTGCCGGATTATTTGATATGCTTGACGGCCAGGTGGCCCGCTTAGGCAACATGAAGTCGGTCTTTGGTGCGCTGTTCGATTCGGTGCTTGACCGTTACAGCGAATTGATCATGTTCTTGGGTATTTGCTATTACCTGGTGGCCAACCACTACTTCCTAAGCTCTATATTCGCTTTTGTGGCTCTCATCGGCTCCATGATGGTGAGTTATGTGCGCGCCCGTGCCGAAGGCTTAGGCGTGGAGATCAAAGGCGGACTGATGCAACGCCCTGAGCGCGTAGTGACCATCGGTGTTTGCGCGTTAGCATGCGGCATCGCTTCCAATTATATTGGTGGCGATTACAAATACTTTGTGACCGGTATCAAGTACCACGTGTTCGAGACCATGTCCATCTTTACCTTCCCTATCGCCATACTGGCGGTGCTGACCAACCTTACCGCTTTCCGCCGCTTAATGGATGCCCAAAAAGCATTGACAGCGTTAGAGAACAAAGCCTGA
- a CDS encoding GNAT family N-acetyltransferase, protein MTQIIAVSSKKELAAFIDFPHDLYTNDKNYVPELFIAQRDLLTTHPFHKHNSLQCFLAYQDKKIVGRIAAILNNAHNEFNKANDGFFGFFECINDQAVANLLLETATKWVKEKGANKLVGPTNPSTNETCGLLVKGFDSAPVVMMPYNPSYYVTLLENYGLTKQVDLLAWAWKGQNYNDKSLQMLDRLKERLQRNSNITIRKINVKKFKEEADKLRDVYNHAWDKNMGFFPMTNEEFDYTAKDLKMILDPDFAYVAEQDGKIVGFGVAIPDLNQILRTIKRGRLLPTGIFKLLLNQKKINGIRIMLLGVVEGYRKLGIEACLYGTIIKEYRRKDYKYAEASWTLENNDMVNRAIEAIGGDPYKTYRIYEKTI, encoded by the coding sequence ATGACACAGATCATTGCGGTAAGTTCTAAAAAAGAACTTGCCGCCTTTATAGACTTTCCGCACGACCTGTATACCAACGACAAGAACTACGTGCCGGAACTGTTCATCGCCCAACGCGACCTGTTAACCACCCACCCCTTCCATAAACACAACAGTCTGCAATGCTTCCTGGCTTACCAGGACAAAAAGATCGTAGGCCGTATAGCTGCCATTCTTAATAACGCTCACAACGAATTCAATAAAGCCAATGATGGCTTTTTTGGTTTTTTTGAGTGTATCAATGACCAGGCTGTGGCTAACCTGTTGCTTGAGACCGCCACCAAATGGGTGAAAGAGAAAGGAGCTAACAAACTGGTAGGCCCTACTAATCCATCTACCAACGAGACCTGCGGCCTTTTGGTCAAAGGCTTTGACAGTGCTCCTGTAGTGATGATGCCTTACAATCCATCTTACTACGTTACCCTGTTAGAGAATTATGGCCTTACCAAACAGGTGGATCTGCTTGCCTGGGCTTGGAAAGGACAGAACTACAACGATAAATCCTTGCAAATGCTGGACCGCTTAAAAGAGCGCTTACAGCGTAACAGCAATATCACGATCCGCAAGATCAACGTCAAAAAATTTAAGGAAGAAGCCGATAAATTGCGCGATGTATACAATCATGCATGGGACAAGAATATGGGCTTTTTCCCGATGACCAACGAAGAATTCGACTATACCGCTAAAGACCTCAAAATGATCCTCGACCCTGATTTTGCCTATGTAGCAGAGCAGGATGGCAAGATCGTTGGCTTTGGCGTAGCCATACCGGACCTTAATCAGATACTGCGTACCATCAAACGCGGTAGATTGTTACCTACCGGCATATTCAAGCTTTTACTAAATCAAAAGAAGATCAACGGTATCAGGATCATGCTCCTTGGTGTGGTAGAAGGCTATCGCAAATTGGGTATCGAAGCTTGCTTATACGGTACCATCATTAAGGAATATCGCCGTAAAGACTATAAATATGCTGAGGCATCATGGACATTAGAGAACAATGACATGGTGAACCGTGCGATCGAAGCCATAGGTGGCGACCCTTACAAGACCTACCGCATCTACGAAAAGACCATATGA
- a CDS encoding NAD-dependent epimerase/dehydratase family protein, translating into MKQRVLITGASGFVGFHLIEAALKAGYEVYAAVRKSSKVNHLKDLDIQYAYTNFNSVEALQEEIEQNKYDHIIHAAGVTKANSASEYDAVNTTYTVNLAKAAVASKRIQKFVFVSSLAAVGPLPSIEGCLNEESTQAPVTAYGQSKKRAEEALKNIEGLNYVILRPTAVYGPRDKDILIVLKQFANRFEPYIAKMDQHLSFIYVKDLAQACVLGLSHGQREAYLLSDGKRYDRYEMANITKRLLNISTFRIHLPLPVVKVIAQMAESVSRVTKKASALNVEKLNELTAANWICSIDKARQELEFSPKYDLEKGLEETLTWYKANKWL; encoded by the coding sequence ATGAAGCAACGGGTACTAATTACCGGCGCCAGTGGTTTTGTTGGTTTTCATTTGATAGAAGCTGCTTTAAAGGCCGGCTATGAGGTTTACGCCGCTGTACGTAAGAGCAGCAAGGTGAACCATTTGAAGGATCTTGACATACAGTATGCCTACACCAACTTTAACAGTGTTGAAGCGCTACAAGAGGAGATCGAGCAGAATAAGTACGACCACATCATTCATGCCGCAGGTGTAACTAAAGCTAATTCTGCTTCCGAGTACGATGCGGTGAACACAACCTACACGGTTAACCTGGCAAAAGCAGCGGTAGCAAGTAAGCGCATCCAAAAGTTCGTTTTTGTAAGTAGCCTGGCCGCTGTTGGGCCCCTGCCAAGTATTGAGGGCTGCCTTAATGAGGAAAGTACCCAAGCGCCGGTGACCGCCTACGGTCAAAGCAAAAAGCGAGCAGAAGAGGCACTAAAGAACATCGAGGGGCTTAACTATGTGATCCTTCGCCCTACTGCTGTGTACGGCCCTCGTGATAAGGACATCTTGATCGTACTTAAGCAATTTGCCAACCGTTTTGAGCCCTACATCGCCAAAATGGACCAGCACCTTAGCTTCATCTACGTAAAAGATCTGGCGCAAGCTTGTGTATTGGGTCTGTCACATGGCCAACGGGAGGCTTACCTTCTATCTGACGGTAAGCGTTATGACCGTTACGAAATGGCGAATATTACAAAACGCTTACTTAACATCAGCACTTTTAGGATACATTTGCCGCTGCCGGTAGTAAAAGTAATTGCTCAGATGGCCGAAAGCGTTAGTCGGGTCACCAAAAAAGCATCCGCACTTAACGTGGAAAAGCTAAACGAACTTACCGCTGCCAACTGGATCTGCAGTATTGACAAAGCCCGTCAGGAGCTTGAGTTTTCACCCAAGTACGACCTGGAAAAAGGCCTTGAAGAAACGCTGACCTGGTACAAGGCCAATAAGTGGCTTTAG
- the spt gene encoding serine palmitoyltransferase, which yields MRKRLHEKIAQFTDVKAVRERGVYPFFRPIESGQDTEVFIDGQRVLMFGSNSYLGLTNHPKIKEASKKATDKYGTGCAGSRFLNGTLDIHIELENRLAAYVNKEAAVLFSTGFQVNLGVLSCITGRNDYLILDEYDHASIIDGSRLSFSRVIKYAHNDMQDLQRKLALLPEEAVKVIAVDGIFSMEGDIVKLPEVAALADQYGANIFVDDAHSLGVIGANGAGTASHFNMNDDVDLIMGTFSKSFASLGGFIAADAETIDYLKHRARSLMFSASMPPASVASVIAALDIIESEPERIEKLWDNTNYAMKLLLEEGFDLGPTESPILPIYIRDNDKTFMVTKLLQDNGVFVNPVVSPAVPSDSSLLRFSLMATHTFAQIDEAVDKISRVFKEVGVTTVKEKI from the coding sequence ATGCGCAAAAGACTACATGAGAAGATAGCTCAGTTCACTGACGTGAAGGCTGTGAGGGAAAGGGGCGTGTATCCTTTTTTCAGGCCTATAGAGTCGGGACAGGATACTGAGGTGTTCATTGATGGCCAACGAGTACTGATGTTCGGGTCGAACTCCTATTTAGGATTGACCAACCACCCGAAGATCAAAGAAGCTTCAAAAAAAGCAACAGATAAATATGGTACAGGTTGTGCCGGTTCAAGATTTTTGAACGGTACGCTGGATATTCACATCGAGTTAGAGAACCGTTTAGCTGCTTATGTAAATAAAGAGGCCGCTGTTCTTTTCAGCACCGGTTTCCAGGTGAATTTGGGTGTATTATCATGCATCACTGGTCGTAATGACTATTTGATACTTGATGAGTATGACCACGCTTCTATCATCGATGGTAGCCGCCTTTCTTTTTCCCGTGTGATCAAATACGCACATAACGATATGCAAGACCTTCAGCGCAAACTGGCCTTATTGCCAGAGGAAGCTGTAAAGGTGATCGCTGTTGACGGTATATTCAGCATGGAAGGTGACATCGTTAAGTTACCTGAAGTTGCTGCCCTGGCTGATCAGTATGGTGCTAACATATTTGTTGACGATGCGCACAGCCTTGGTGTGATCGGTGCTAATGGTGCCGGTACCGCTTCGCACTTCAACATGAACGATGATGTTGACCTGATCATGGGTACCTTCAGTAAATCGTTCGCCTCGTTAGGTGGCTTTATCGCTGCTGATGCCGAGACCATTGATTACCTGAAACACCGCGCCCGTTCATTGATGTTCAGCGCCAGTATGCCTCCTGCATCTGTTGCCAGCGTGATCGCTGCCTTAGATATCATAGAGAGCGAGCCTGAGCGTATAGAAAAACTATGGGATAATACCAATTATGCCATGAAATTACTGTTAGAAGAAGGTTTTGACCTGGGCCCTACCGAGAGCCCGATCCTGCCGATCTACATTCGCGATAACGACAAGACCTTTATGGTGACCAAGTTGCTGCAAGACAATGGCGTTTTCGTTAACCCTGTTGTATCGCCGGCCGTCCCTTCTGATTCTTCGTTATTACGTTTCTCTTTAATGGCCACCCACACGTTCGCACAGATCGATGAGGCGGTAGATAAGATCTCACGCGTATTTAAAGAAGTAGGCGTAACAACAGTAAAAGAAAAGATATGA